A genomic segment from Candidatus Rokuibacteriota bacterium encodes:
- a CDS encoding site-specific integrase produces MGSIRSERGRLFLDFRWRGVRCREWTGKPDTPANRAELKKLLRQVDGEIAAGTFDYEKHFPGGSKRHVFAPPSPPADTAATFADHARRWIETRRPWLAGGTQYDYERIIEGHLIPYFGARSVSEIRVDDVEAFVGALKRKRGTKGPILSNRRINMVLQVLRLCLDPAVRRGLLEENPARAVIKLKEERTDIDPLSLEEVKLFLAHLPGASWKRYFTVAFFTGLRPSEQIGLRWDAIDWAAKPPQVVVRRGVTRRGGVGRPKTEGSYREIPMLPVVERALREQRAESQLWSEWVFPNERGGHLDITNLRERVWKPTLRLAGLRGRALYQTRHTFATLALASGEDVGWVARVLGHTSTEMVIHHYHKFIPNLTRRDGSAVAELIARSGL; encoded by the coding sequence ATGGGATCGATCCGGTCAGAGCGCGGGCGCCTGTTCCTTGATTTTCGCTGGAGGGGCGTGCGCTGCCGGGAGTGGACCGGCAAGCCCGACACCCCAGCCAACCGCGCGGAGCTCAAGAAGCTCCTCCGCCAAGTCGACGGCGAGATCGCCGCCGGCACGTTCGACTACGAGAAGCACTTCCCGGGCGGATCGAAGCGTCACGTCTTCGCTCCACCCTCCCCGCCTGCCGACACTGCCGCCACGTTCGCAGACCACGCCAGAAGGTGGATCGAGACCCGCCGGCCCTGGCTAGCAGGAGGAACCCAGTACGACTACGAGCGGATCATCGAGGGGCACCTCATCCCCTACTTCGGGGCCCGTTCTGTCTCGGAGATCCGGGTGGACGATGTGGAGGCCTTCGTCGGGGCGCTCAAGCGGAAGCGTGGCACGAAGGGCCCGATCCTTTCGAATCGCCGGATCAACATGGTCCTCCAGGTCCTGCGGCTCTGCCTCGATCCGGCGGTGCGCCGGGGCCTGCTTGAGGAGAACCCCGCCCGCGCGGTCATCAAGCTCAAGGAGGAGAGGACGGACATTGATCCTCTGTCGCTCGAGGAGGTGAAGCTTTTTCTCGCCCACCTGCCCGGTGCCTCCTGGAAGCGCTATTTCACGGTCGCGTTCTTTACCGGGCTCCGCCCGTCGGAGCAGATCGGCCTCCGGTGGGACGCGATCGACTGGGCCGCGAAGCCGCCCCAGGTCGTCGTGCGGCGCGGCGTGACGCGCCGGGGTGGTGTCGGTCGGCCGAAGACCGAAGGCTCCTACCGGGAGATCCCGATGCTTCCGGTCGTGGAGCGGGCCCTCCGCGAGCAGCGCGCCGAGAGCCAGCTCTGGAGCGAGTGGGTCTTCCCCAACGAGCGGGGCGGCCACCTGGACATCACCAACCTCCGCGAGCGCGTCTGGAAGCCCACGCTCCGCCTGGCGGGGCTCCGGGGCCGGGCGCTCTATCAGACCCGGCACACCTTCGCGACCCTGGCGCTCGCGAGCGGCGAGGACGTCGGCTGGGTCGCCAGGGTCCTCGGCCACACCTCCACGGAGATGGTCATCCACCATTACCACAAATTCATCCCGAACCTCACGCGACGGGACGGCTCGGCGGTCGCGGAACTGATTGCGCGGAGCGGCCTATGA